In Erigeron canadensis isolate Cc75 chromosome 1, C_canadensis_v1, whole genome shotgun sequence, a single window of DNA contains:
- the LOC122606176 gene encoding quinone oxidoreductase-like protein 2 homolog, producing the protein MEALVCRKLGDPTIQPDSSETTSLTVSKTHPIPKLNTPSSVLIRVKATSLNYANFLQILGKYQEKFDLPFVPGSDYSGIVQSVGPKVTKFKVGDPVCSFAGVGSFAQFIVADEKDLYGVPEGCDLVAAGALPVAYGTSHVALVHRANLKAGQVLLVLGAAGGVGLAAVQIGKVCGATVIAVARGAEKVNFLKSMGVDHVVDLKEGGVIESVKAFLKTRKLKGVDVLYDPVGGKLTKESMKLLNWGAQILVIGFASGEVPVIPANIALVKNWTIHGLYWGSYKVNNPSVLEDSLKELLSWLAKGLITVYISESYKVQQANLAFLDIRDRKVIGKVMITFDDPKAIASSRL; encoded by the exons ATGGAAGCTTTAGTATGCAGGAAGCTAGGCGATCCAACAATCCAACCAGACTCATCAGAAACAACCTCGTTAACTGTTTCAAAAACACACCCAATCCCAAAACTCAACACCCCATCTTCTGTCTTGATTAGAGTTAAAGCCACCAGCTTAAACTATGCCAATTTCCTTCAAATTCTTGGCAAATACCAAGAAAAATTCGATTTGCCTTTCGTTCCGGGTTCCGATTATTCCGGCATAGTTCAATCCGTTGGACCCAAAGTTACCAAATTTAAAGTGGGTGATCCAGTTTGTTCTTTTGCTGGTGTTGGTTCTTTTGCCCAGTTCATTGTTGCTGATGAAAAAGATTT GTATGGAGTTCCGGAAGGGTGTGATCTGGTGGCTGCAGGTGCACTTCCAGTTGCTTATGGAACTTCTCATGTGGCATTGGTTCATAGGGCTAATCTTAAAGCTGGtcag GTGTTACTAGTTCTTGGTGCAGCTGGAGGTGTTGGTCTTGCAGCTGTTCAAATCGGAAAGGTTTGTGGTGCCACTGTTATTGCTGTCGCTAG AGGAGCGGAGAAAGTAAATTTTTTGAAGTCAATGGGTGTCGATCATGTTGTTGATTTGAAGGAAGGAGGTGTTATTGAAAGTGTAAAAGCCTTTTTAAAAACAAGAAAGCTTAAAGGGGTTGATGTTTTGTATGATCCGGTTGGAGGCAAGCTTACTAAAGAAAGCATGAAGTTGTTAAATTGGGGAGCACAAATTTTAGTTATAGGTTTTGCGAGTGGTGAGGTCCCTGTTATACCTGCTAATATTGCTCTTGTGAAG AATTGGACAATTCATGGACTCTACTGGGGGAGCTATAAAGTGAATAATCCAAGTGTACTTGAAGACTCTTTGAAGGAACTGCTATCTTGGTTGGCAAAAGGCTTAATTACAGTCTACATTTCTGAATCATACAAAGTGCAACAG GCCAATCTTGCATTTTTAGACATCAGGGACAGGAAAGTAATCGGGAAGGTGATGATCACATTTGATGATCCCAAAGCCATAGCTTCTTCTAGGCTGTAG